The following proteins are co-located in the Deltaproteobacteria bacterium genome:
- a CDS encoding DEAD/DEAH box helicase family protein — translation MNESETRAEHIDPALKAAGWGVVEGSRIHREYSITPGRVEGSGRRGKAITADYVLVYRNTKLAVVEAKAWGKSSTEGVGQAKDYADRLAVRVTYSTNGQAIYGIDMETGAEAEVPCYPTPDELWEMTFAEANAWRDRFADVPFEDKGGSHPSRYYQDIAVERVMEAIAEDRKRILLTLATGTGKTFIAFQIAWKLFHSRWNLSREPSRRPRILFLADRNILANQAYNAFSAFPEDAMVRIAPEDIRKKGKVPKNGSLFFTIFQTFMSGPPKDGKPSPYFGEYPPDFFDFIVIDECHRGGANDESNWRGILEYFAPAVQLGLTATPKRKDNVDTYAYFGEPVYIYSLKEGINDGFLTPFKVKQISTTLDEYVYTPDDQLIEGEIETGKRYTEPDFNKIIEIKAREAHRVKLFMEQINQNEKTLVFCATQDHALAVRDLINQMKSSKEPNYCQRVTANDGALGEQNLRDFQDNEKTLPTILTTSQKLSTGVDARNIRNIVLMRPINSIIEFKQIIGRGTRLYDGKDYFTIYDFVKAHHHFSDPEWDGEPIEPEEPKPCPKCGCRPCECENSPPKPCPACGKSPCECPKEPCPVCGKLNCVCKKKTKAKVKLADGKERTIQHMMATTFWHPDGTPMSAQQFMELLFGKLPEFFKDEAELRAIWSAPETRKKLLQGLAEKGFGGEQLSEMQKIIDAEKSDIFDVLAHVAYALPPVTREVRAANAKVYINARFSAKQQVFLDFVLSHYVSVGVGELDQEKLTPLLRLKYHNSIADAVADLGRPDEIGKVFAGFQKYLYQQQAVA, via the coding sequence ATGAACGAATCCGAAACCCGCGCCGAACACATCGACCCCGCCCTCAAGGCGGCGGGTTGGGGTGTGGTGGAAGGAAGCCGCATCCACCGGGAATATTCCATTACTCCGGGGAGGGTGGAAGGCTCGGGCCGCCGGGGCAAGGCGATCACCGCCGACTATGTGCTGGTTTATCGCAACACCAAACTCGCCGTGGTCGAGGCAAAGGCGTGGGGCAAATCTTCCACGGAGGGCGTAGGACAGGCAAAGGACTACGCGGACAGGCTCGCCGTGCGCGTCACGTACTCCACCAACGGGCAGGCAATCTACGGCATCGACATGGAGACGGGCGCGGAAGCCGAAGTGCCGTGCTACCCCACCCCGGACGAACTTTGGGAGATGACCTTTGCCGAAGCGAACGCGTGGCGCGACCGCTTCGCCGACGTGCCGTTCGAGGACAAGGGGGGCTCGCATCCAAGCCGCTACTATCAGGACATCGCCGTCGAACGGGTAATGGAGGCGATCGCAGAGGACCGGAAGCGCATCCTGCTCACACTCGCCACCGGGACAGGCAAGACCTTTATCGCGTTTCAGATCGCCTGGAAACTGTTCCATAGCCGCTGGAACCTGAGCCGGGAGCCGTCACGCCGTCCACGCATCCTCTTCCTCGCCGACCGCAACATCCTCGCTAACCAGGCCTATAACGCCTTCTCCGCCTTCCCCGAGGACGCGATGGTGCGGATCGCGCCAGAGGACATCCGCAAGAAAGGAAAGGTGCCGAAGAACGGCAGTCTGTTCTTCACCATCTTCCAGACCTTCATGAGCGGACCGCCGAAGGATGGCAAGCCGTCGCCCTACTTTGGCGAATACCCGCCGGACTTCTTCGACTTCATCGTCATCGACGAGTGTCATCGCGGCGGCGCGAACGACGAGAGCAACTGGCGCGGCATCCTCGAATACTTCGCCCCGGCCGTGCAACTCGGCCTCACCGCCACGCCCAAGCGCAAGGACAACGTGGACACCTACGCCTACTTCGGCGAGCCGGTCTACATCTACTCGCTCAAGGAAGGGATCAACGACGGGTTCCTCACGCCGTTCAAGGTGAAGCAGATTTCCACGACGCTCGACGAGTATGTCTATACGCCCGACGACCAGTTGATCGAGGGCGAGATCGAAACCGGGAAGCGCTACACGGAACCAGACTTCAACAAGATCATCGAGATCAAGGCACGGGAAGCCCACCGCGTGAAGCTGTTCATGGAGCAGATCAACCAGAACGAGAAGACGCTGGTGTTCTGCGCCACGCAGGATCATGCGCTGGCCGTGCGCGACCTCATCAACCAGATGAAATCGAGCAAAGAACCAAACTACTGCCAGCGGGTCACGGCCAACGACGGCGCGCTCGGCGAACAGAACCTGCGCGACTTTCAGGACAACGAGAAGACCCTCCCGACGATCCTGACCACGTCGCAAAAACTTTCCACCGGCGTGGACGCCCGCAACATCCGCAACATCGTCCTCATGCGCCCGATCAACTCCATCATCGAGTTCAAGCAGATCATCGGACGTGGCACACGGCTTTACGATGGCAAGGACTACTTCACGATCTACGACTTCGTGAAGGCGCATCATCATTTCAGCGATCCGGAATGGGACGGGGAACCGATTGAACCGGAGGAGCCGAAGCCGTGTCCGAAATGCGGATGCCGCCCTTGCGAGTGCGAAAATTCGCCTCCGAAACCGTGTCCCGCGTGTGGCAAGAGTCCTTGTGAGTGTCCGAAAGAGCCTTGCCCCGTTTGCGGGAAGCTGAATTGCGTGTGCAAGAAGAAGACGAAAGCGAAAGTAAAACTCGCAGATGGCAAAGAGCGCACCATCCAGCACATGATGGCCACGACCTTCTGGCATCCCGATGGGACCCCGATGTCTGCGCAGCAGTTCATGGAACTGCTTTTCGGCAAGCTGCCTGAGTTCTTCAAGGACGAGGCCGAACTGCGAGCCATCTGGAGCGCGCCGGAGACGCGGAAGAAGCTCTTGCAAGGTCTCGCCGAGAAAGGTTTTGGCGGTGAGCAACTGTCCGAGATGCAGAAGATCATCGACGCGGAGAAGAGCGATATCTTCGACGTACTGGCCCACGTGGCCTACGCTCTCCCGCCGGTCACCCGCGAGGTGCGGGCCGCGAATGCCAAGGTGTATATCAACGCCCGTTTCAGCGCCAAACAGCAGGTGTTTCTCGATTTCGTGCTGTCACATTACGTGTCGGTCGGCGTAGGGGAACTTGATCAGGAGAAGCTCACGCCCCTGTTGCGGCTCAAGTATCACAACTCCATCGCCGACGCCGTGGCCGATCTGGGCAGGCCGGATGAGATTGGCAAGGTGTTCGCAGGTTTCCAGAAATACCTGTATCAGCAACAGGCTGTCGCATGA
- a CDS encoding restriction endonuclease subunit S, whose protein sequence is MRKGWPKKKVSEIARHSLGKMLDKTKNKGEPRPYLRNLNVRWFVFDLSDLLEMRFLPEEGDKYTVKKGDLVICEGGYPGRAAIWDQDEPVYFQKALHRVRFREPEHAKWCLYYLHAQDLEGTLKKHFNGAGIQHFTGEALARFEIPLPPLPEQQRIIGILDEVFDGIATAKANAEKNLQNVRALFESHLQSVFTQRGEEWVEGKLGDLCSIARGGSPRPIQKFLTTDPDGINWIKIGDATASGKYIYKTEDRIIPDGAKRSRMVNDGDFLLSNSMSFGRPYIMRTSGCVHDGWLVLSDYDSRLDQDYLYYVLGSGFIFQQFDRLAAGSTVRNLNIELASSVEIPIPPLTHQREIARQFEALSTETQRLATLYERKLASLEALKKSLLHQAFSGQL, encoded by the coding sequence ATGAGGAAGGGGTGGCCGAAAAAGAAAGTGAGCGAAATCGCCCGACATTCGCTGGGCAAAATGCTCGACAAGACGAAGAACAAAGGCGAACCGCGCCCGTATCTCCGAAATCTGAATGTGCGCTGGTTTGTATTCGATTTGTCGGACCTCCTTGAGATGCGCTTCCTCCCGGAAGAAGGGGATAAATACACAGTCAAGAAAGGCGACTTGGTGATTTGCGAAGGTGGCTATCCCGGTCGGGCCGCCATTTGGGATCAAGACGAGCCGGTCTACTTCCAGAAGGCGCTTCATCGCGTGCGTTTCCGCGAGCCCGAGCACGCGAAGTGGTGCCTCTATTATTTGCACGCCCAAGACCTAGAAGGCACCCTCAAAAAGCACTTCAATGGTGCAGGCATTCAGCACTTCACGGGTGAAGCTCTTGCTCGATTCGAGATTCCGCTCCCCCCGCTCCCCGAGCAGCAGCGCATCATCGGCATCCTCGACGAAGTGTTTGACGGGATTGCCACCGCCAAAGCGAACGCCGAAAAAAACCTCCAAAACGTCCGCGCCCTCTTCGAAAGCCACCTCCAATCCGTCTTCACCCAGCGCGGCGAGGAGTGGGTTGAGGGGAAGTTGGGTGATCTGTGCAGCATTGCGCGAGGTGGCTCGCCGCGTCCGATCCAAAAATTCCTTACAACCGACCCTGACGGAATCAACTGGATCAAAATCGGTGACGCGACAGCGAGCGGCAAGTATATTTATAAGACCGAGGATAGAATTATCCCCGACGGCGCCAAACGTTCGCGGATGGTAAATGACGGTGATTTTCTGCTTTCAAATTCGATGAGCTTCGGACGTCCATACATAATGCGAACTTCTGGGTGTGTCCATGACGGATGGCTTGTCCTGAGTGATTATGATTCGCGTCTTGATCAGGACTATCTGTATTACGTACTTGGTTCGGGATTTATATTTCAACAATTCGACCGATTAGCTGCAGGTTCGACGGTTAGAAACCTAAACATTGAGTTGGCAAGCAGTGTTGAAATCCCGATTCCACCACTGACACATCAGCGAGAGATTGCCCGGCAATTCGAAGCATTATCCACTGAAACCCAGCGCCTCGCCACCCTCTATGAGCGCAAGCTCGCTTCGCTGGAGGCGCTGAAGAAGTCGCTCCTCCACCAAGCCTTCAGCGGTCAGTTGTAA